The window GGAAATGATAAAACAGCATGATTTATACATGACCTCAAATCACAAACAATTCCTCAGTAAGATGCCAAGAGATCACCCAAGAATATATTTCATGGAAAAATAAAGGCTTGAAAAAAGGGAGAATGACAACATGGGAGAAGATATCAACAAATTATGAGGGAGGCAAAAATTCATCAAGTAATGTCAATTTAGAGAATACAGTAAATAGAGAATAGAGTAACTGCAACAGTCCTTCTCTTCTCTTCATCAAATCTACAACAAGCATGAACTACAACTtttatattggaaaatttttttttaacccccaACTCACCAAAATCAACCATTCACAACCCCCACTCatgcatttacttttttttaatgtttattataagcccctttaccatttccacttataaaagtctaggtaataaaattttttttcgttctaaatgagttattttgatCGGtctaaatgttacaaaatatttttctaatactatATAATTGAGCTGCTTGATACAGTTCTTCAGAGAGGAATCTTTGATTACAAAATAGCAtctatttaaaccatttttttttaataaattacatttaacatgtTAATAGAGCCTTCTCTAGCTTGACACAAAGCAACTATTCCATACTTATAATTGAGGGATCAAGATGTATATTCTTCACAGATAACAAAgacaatcaaaagaaaaattttaggtttttttttaatatcgtcactactctaataaatattttcaacaggagacacttaaaatatttatcaggagATATTGCTTTGTGTGATTGCATGGTGCcagccattttattattattcagatcattatttatttttttacccaatctttttgtaaaatttaaatcatctgattcaacattattgataatgtaatttttgaaaattcaatctctttgataaattgttaattaaattagttactCTGACTGATAactcaatttctttctttaaattttaaaactgagttTTATATCAATCAAAATTCCAGTAATTTtgcttatttcattattaaataagtactttcttaatcgagaaaaatttattttattagcaatgATTTTCTGTggtattattttaccttttgcaCTAAAAGGCAATTTATATCGTGCATTGGAGATTACAGTAAGGCAAGTAAAACCAGTAAATAATATTCAAGgtcaataaacaaatagaaatggTTGTAAGTAAATAGCAAACTGTATTTAATAGTTCATATAAATTCATAGTTTTCTTATAAAAGCCTTGCTAATTTTTGCACAGAAATGCATGAAACTTTCAGGAAATCAGCATTAATACCAACAGAACACACTGGAGCAGTTTCGTTTTTTCACTTCACAGTCAACGCAAAAAAAAATACCCTTAACAGTAAAAGGAAACAGCCCAACTAAATAGTGATACACAAGCAGCCTACAACACAGCCAAAACATACTGCAATGAAAATGACCTACTCTTAAATgcgaaaaaattgtatatgtactCTATAATCTAGAACGAAAGGCTCAGGAAAGACTACAGAGCTCAAGGCTCTTTCAGAACACACAACTAAATATCTTGATAGTTCCCACACAGAGAGTCAtgattcaacaaattaaaaacaatcaagtGCCTGGCAGGCCTTGACTACCAGGAGAGTTGCAGGACAGCTTTCAAGGAGCTTAGATACTAACAGTGGTGCCATTATGTACCAGTGATGTTGTACTAGATACCATCTCCACAGAACAGGTTCAGAGATGCCCATCACCCTCAACACATGCAACTCAACAAAATTTATGCTGCCATACACTGCCTGAGCCTCTACTCCAAGTACAAGGGAGTACTATACACAACCTGCCAGATGACATGAAAAATTAAGCACCAAAGACATTCAAGAACAAGCTACACCAATGGCTAAAACAGAAACCCTTTTACACAGAGGGTGTTTCTAAACTGGAGAAGTGGTTTTTGAATTCTACACATGTATTTATAGTTGCACCCTTTTAACTGTACAACTGTATATCTTTGATGCTATTTCTACACtctacatttatgaaaataaagaatcgAATCACATTAATAGATGATGTTCTCCCTATCACAGTCAGCATCCAACTCAATGATAACTCTTTTAACATTATCAGTTTTctctatattttatgtttctattCTTACACAACTGCATGCTTATTTACTTCTCTGTTTAGTGATTGTAAACGTCCTGAAAATTTAACtttctaaattcaaaaattttatgttcataacaaaaaaagaacatataaaaataaattaaaacatttaaccattagataaaaaaatttgtatgtttacattttttcaagtattaataaattacctataaatttaaactgtctaaattttacaatgttttgtttgatCTCTGGCGGTATGAAATGCATGACATCACACAATCCTTACAGGGCTCCAGTACTGGAGTTATTGTTCctgttaaattatacatattaatatatacttttacagaaaattaatctttaatctttgcttgaatttatttacattttaaagagTTTTAAGTACTATGATTATAGGCCATTAAATATCAGAAAACTTACAAAGATGGAAACTGAGAGATGTATGCCATAAGTAAGGGCAAGGtgctaataaaaagtaatcaGCAACAGTATGATTGCCCAAGTGCAACAGATTCAATCAATCAAATTGGTATCTATCAAATGTCATGttagtaattaattgtaatttgctTTCCTGTGAGAGTAATGCTATCTTAACTTTAAACAAATCAACTGGTTAAGAACTCAAATTTTTTCAGAATCTCAAAGCTAAAAGTCTTAAATACTGTCAAATTTTACATTGAATGTCAGAGATTTTTGAGTCTAAAGTAATACTGAAAGGAAAATAAAGTGGAAATGTTGTAAGGTTAGCAAAGCCCTTCATTtgagaatgaatgaatgaatgatgatGAAAGAAGAAGAGGGCCTGAGGAAAGAAACTGTTGAACAAATGAATCAAAAGTTCAAGAACACtgatgaatcaaatttaatttccaGACATTTTACAAAGAACAGTACACAAAATTGCTATTAAATAACTGAGATACTATACATTATGTACAAAGGGGTTCCATAATGTTACTGGTCATGCATAACAGTCAAAAGATGTTATTTGACCATTTTGAAACTTTGGACCAAAGTGAGAAATTGagatacaatctttttttttaagatttttattaaaatatggagTTTTCTATACAGTGAAGTACatagtaaatttctttgttttgtttattttcatttatgtatctTTTAACAACCTATTTTTGAGTTTATCCAAGCTTTTGCAGATTTATTCAGTATTTCTGACTGTTTAATTACACTTAAAGACATTTTTGCAGTTTCGAGGACAGCTAACAAAGCTGATGACAACTAAGGTATATTATAAGGTATGACAACTACggtatattattgttgttaaactataaaaataagttactgtCATCGGAAGTTTTGTTTGTAGGAATATCATAAAAAAAcccattattaaaaatagttattacacATTTACCTGGAATCTGCTGCTTTCCAAGAATTGTCCATATTTCTCTAATTTCACAATTAATGTTTTCAAGACTCTGCAGAACATTAAATGATGCATCAGTCCAATAACATTGAGGACGGCTGTTTATTTTGgctaaaaaaaggaatgatataaaattaatttaaaaaaaatatatatacacacacaccaaaTGTGATAAAAAAGTAATCAGAATTTTTTAGTCTTGTGTGCTACATTTTTTCAATtgagtttgtatttttcttatgcaGTGGCAGGACTGTCTACAATGTACATCAATATTTTTGGTCATATTAGATACTTAAAATTTGGGAAttgagtaattattttatcacaagtggtgatttattttgtttaaatgacaAAGGAAAGgatctgctttaaaaaaaaagaaaagtgcacCGAAGTGGTGATGAAGCACTGAAGGCTTTTGGCTGATGATTTTACGTCGGCACCAAGGATTTATGAGTGATACAAATGGTTTTAAGGTGACTGAAAACGACAAAGTGGTTGGATCCTAACACATCAACAACCAATAAAAGACATTGTAGTCAATAATTGTGGAATCACTGTTAAAGAAGCTGCTGAAGAGGTGTGACTCTTACATAATTTTGACTGACATTTTGGGTATCAGAAGCGGCAAAAGTTTTCCCAAAtctgttgaatttttaacaaaagcaaCATCACCCAACAATAGCTGACATCATTAATGACTCAGAATCTGACTCAAATGTGTCATtataacaggtgatgaaatgTGGATGTACTATTACAATATTGAAAGGAAGGTCCAATTATCCCAATGGTAGCTTCCTGATGAACCAAGACAGAAAAAATCACTCCAAGTTTAATCAAATGTTGGGGttctcttactattttttttttttttttttttttttttatacaatggcatcattatgaatttttttactataaggTTGTACAGTCAACAAATAGTATTACTTTGCAAATTTACATGAGGCAGTCAGGCAGTCTAAAGAAAACAACCATGAATGTAAGCAAACAATTCTTGGTTTTTGCACCACAATAATGTTCCAGCTCACATTTCactattaatttgtgattatttagcaaaaaataacTCTATACTGATGCTGCaactttcatatttttcagacacagtttattttattaaaactatattcaataaaaatgttttacattatatttttttcaatatatttatctttagtggttacacatttttcaaagtaatgaaatttttgaaacattCCTGGAACTGATTCTTAGAAAAATCCTTAGTTGCTTTATTAATTCACTGATATAAACTATCTGCTTGCATTGCTTTCCTTATAGTGTTATTTTAAATGGGGAGAAAAGTAGAAATCAAGTAGTATTGAGTCAGGAAAGTTCGAGGGGACAATCCATGCTACATTGCATAATGATATATCTACATGTAAAACAACCTGcatgtttgttttcatttcagAATGTTTTTCCTGAGCATTCTAAAGACAATGAAGGATATCAATGTAAGATTCATTGATCACAGTTTGGCCTATTCATGGTGTATAATAtctcatgaataaaataaaactttcaacaaagtttgtttgaaaaaatgttaaagaggaaattttaaaacaaaggagATGTGCACAAGATCTTTTTCACCCAACATATTGGAATATCTATAGTTGATcctatatacaattatatatattataataatatataattatatatataactataaataattattatttggctGGTAGTTTGTTGGAGCTCATAGTACTAAATATTCTGAAGTATACAGATACTTACAAGTCACAGCAGGTAAAAATATTGTAGAGAAAATTTTGGATCTAAAAGTTAGATACGAAAGTTACAAAGTTATCAAATAAAGTAACAGATCATCTTGAAATGCtgtgaaattgtattttatttttattttaatatatatttttttatttacttggtaatttattgtaattgtattttttttctttacattacaaACTGTTAGTGTTGATAATCTAAGCACATTGGTCAATACACAATTTTTGAATTCAGATAGTGTTTCaggatttgaaaataatattaaatttgttatgcaAAATAATTTGAACAGATTTTGACTCTTTTCTGGCCGAGTTGCATTgcttaaatgaatttcttaatattatagtGTTAACTGAAATATGGATTTATAATTGagaatttatttaacaacaataattataatccatttttcaaatatcataaatatatacattaaaatgatgaataatttttattaacaaaaatattttttgctgggatatagaaattaattttacggCTGCTGATTTACCATTATTAGAATAAGTATTGAAAGATTAGAATGTTTATTTTGGGATGAGTACAAATTGTAATGAATACCTTACATTAACTTATTAAATGACCCAAAGGAGAGTTACTCTGCACAcctaatagaaatattttgacaGCAAGTAGTATGGACTCAAAaccaattctaataatttaaatatctatcgGTATAATTTGTTATGTTTCACtttggatttttaataaatgtttctatagAATTACAAATTATTCTGCCTATATTGACCATGAGTTGGttgaattattcataattttcaataagaaaatgTGACATGCATGTTTGGTACAGGTATAAAAGATCACATAACTATTGACATAGGACTTAgcacatctaaaattaataatgtaatcaaaaataGAGATATAACACCCAGGAAAaggaaagttatgaaaaaatgtatcttaagtttaattttatattaaaaataagaaatagagaCTGTGTTTGAAGCTGAATTATATCAGTGGTATCTCTAATATTATTCCAGTTAAAGGAAATGAGCTctataaaaacaaaccaacaatgTGTTGgaacaacaaattattataatatgaaggctgtccagaaagtaaaaactatttatgCATTGCATGTGTGTAGTGTCACACAACAGTGGGTTAAGGCCAACTGGTCTCAGTTGTACTGCTAGTGCTGTACAAAAATTTGTAGCTGCATATTATGGAgtgattttatgtgtttataatgaataaaaagattgaaaaaaataaaaataaatcgactGTGACGTACAAtcaatcatatgatttttgaatGCACAAGGTGTTCGTCCTGtggaaattcattttcaaattactGTTGTATATGATGACAGTGTAATGAATGaagaaaacataagaaaatagTGTCGTTTATTCATGACAGGGAAAACATCTGTTCTGATGAGCAATGCTTAGGACATCCTACTTTCATTATTGAACAGCTGCAAGAGCAAAttgatagaaatattaaagaaaaacggCATTTCACATTAGATGAATTTAGTGATAACTTTCCTGTTCATTCATGGTCTCTGTTACATGAAAGTGCAGACGACATCAAGACTGCTGTTCGAGAATGGTTTAATGGACTGGCAAAAGACTTCTTCTTTGGAAAAAAAACTGGTATCACAATTTGACAAACACTTGAACTTAGGAGgtaattatgtgaaaaatagtttaaaaaatatagattattatgtaatacaatacaatttacaaaacaaaaacagctTTTACTTTCTGGACGATCCTCATACTAAGTATTTTAGTAGCGAATGATGAAGATgctaaatcattattaatttgaaaacagtAAAGGTAAGATCATATGCAATGGaacatatttaatgatattttgataGGGTGAGAGTGGTTCTTAATAATAAGAAACACTTAATAAGTGTTTGAAACTTCTTGATAACACTGGTTTTACTTCTACTTGcaatattgttaaaaagtttaacaaCTGATTCTTTTTTCTCTCTCGATCTGAGATATCTCTCTAAGGATCACATTTACAAAGCCCAGACTTAATTCTTTTCCAAAAACTCTTTGCCCTTTCACTCATCTTTCTTTTCATCTTGTCAagtcatttagaattttttttcttaaatttttaatctattttgctgatttctttttctaaaaatttttgtaaattctgcccCAAATAATCTTCTGGAAATATTGCTTGCTGTCTTGtaatgttacaattttatatttttgaaaagggATTTCTTGTAATACATATCCTTTGTTAAATGATgtggtatttatataaaaataacgtatccacttaccaacaattatgaGTGTTGACTatattattcctccatcatcagggtttactgaataattatgaattttatagttgtgcatataaatttttataaatgggaattaagatgaaaataaactttaaaattattatgttcataacagttgattgtcaatagtACTTATTTAACTTACTTTAACTATTGACAACCAataatcaactgttatgaacataattttaaattttattttcattttaattcccatttataaaaatttataaggacactataaaattcataattaatcagtaatccctgatgatgcaGGAATAATCTGAAAGCGAatggatagtcaatactcacaactGTTAGCAAgttgatactttatttttatataaattgtgtaataCCAATGGTGccagattttaagaaaattgaacctAAACAATAtggcatttattaataataaaaataaatatttactattaatatgcTAATAATAATCACTTTATACATtatctagtaaaaaaattaataaaatacaagatgttatctctaaagtaaagaccttttcattgtaaaaagatttattctgaaaactttataaatattttttatttctcttatagtTCTTCTCTATAAAATCACCACAAGacttaaaacatttatcttagtgatacaccagcttcaatatatccttgtcatattcttctgccgccagtccatttagccactgattaagagtatttttaagttcatcgtcacctgtGAATTGCTTATcactcaaaacttctttcaattttctagacaaatggtaatcagaagtaGCTAAGTCCAAACTACAtggtgggtgatcataaatttcccatccaaatgttctcagtaaatcacgtgttggacatgcaacatgtggacgtgcattatcgtgcatcAGGACAACACCGTCAGTAAGTCACCTACGTCACCAATTTTGAATGGCGCACTGTAACTTACaaggtgtgtttttaaagtactGTTTTGAAATTCCACCACTGCTATGCTGTGGTCGGCATTCCACACATGTGCACGATGTACCTGCATCCGTTGGCAAGCCACAGATGTCATTATGGAAATATTCAACTGTGTTTACGtttgtttgtgagtatttaaaatgtCTTCATTGATCAAGAATCCtgtcgactgtgaaatacgtggtgtgATTTGTTTTCTTAGTGCTAAAGGTGTGAAAGTGGCTGAAATTCATTGTCAGATCAGTGAAGTGTATGAAGAAAACATTATGAGCGATGGAATGGTATGAAAATAGGTTAACGCTTTTAAAGATGGCTGCCAGAATGTTCATAATGAGGAATGGAATGGATGACCCTCTGTCATTACTGAAGAATTGGTGCAGAAAGTTGACAAAAAAATGAGAGAGAACAGACACTTTATGATTTCTTTgctatctgaagagtttcctcaagtttcaagaagtgttgtctatgaaattgtgaccgAATGCTTAAATTATTGACAATTGTGCTCATGCTGGGTACTGAAAATGTTGACTGAGGTGCACAAAACCAAACATTTAGGCAGTGTGTTAACTTTTCTTGAGTGATACAATGTAAAGAGTGATGATCTTTTAAGCCAAATTGTCACAGGCGACGAAACATGGGTGACTTACACTACACCGGAATCAAAGCAGCAATACACGGAATGACAGCATTCAACATCACCTAAGAAAGTGAAGTTTAAGCAAACAATTTCGGACTAGAAAATCATGTATATAGTGTTTTGGGACAGGAAGGTGGTGTTGCTGGTGGAGTTTTTGCCTTGTGGTGACATAATAAACTCTATAATGTATTGTAGACCTTAAAAAAACTGCGCCGTGTAATCCAAAGGTGTGGCATGCTGAGTAAAGCGATCCTTTTGCTTCATGACAATGCCCATCCACATGTGGCTAATCAAACTCAAGAACTCATTGAATCATTTGGCTGGGAACAACTTGATCATCCTCCATATAGCCCCGATCTAGTGCCCAGTGACTACCACTTGTTCCTGCATTTGAGGAAACATTTGGGTGGTCAGCGCCATGATGACGATGACGATATCAAAGCGACTGTGTTACAGTGGTTATTAAATCAGCGGCAGACTTCTATGATGACGATGTTCAAAACCTGGTTGCACGATACAAGTACCTTAATATTGGTGggaattatgtagaaaagtagatttaagtacaggctttcacgtaaaaaaaaaattgttaagaatagtgtacttgttttattaaatttcaaaatggtacttactttaaaaacatgccttgtaCATAGAATTTCGCAActggcttctgcatttatagtgtTCCACGTGGCATAAAATCAACCAACAGTATGTCAAATTGATTCCATAAGACTGTGGCCATTGgattgcatccaaatggctgtggtagtttgacctttgttggtctggttggtgactgaggatgacgccattcacttgactgctgttttctctctggcgtataatacaaaatccatgtttcatctccattaataattgaattaaggaactcatcacctttttctgtgcagtgcatcaaaaattccaaagcagatcccattcggattttttgtgacgtttcgttaagatgtgcggcacccaacgtgcacaaaactttctgaagcctaaatggtgatgaacaatgcaaccgataacagctcttgaaacataaGGGAAAAGAACGCCTAGGTTGAGATCGTTGAgtgatgatcttttctgatttcatcattgacgGGTTTCAACTAGCCCTTgctgaacgttcttcatcatgcacattaattctgttatttctaaacctttcacacaatttcggacgtttcttttatttattacattatcaccatacacagaAACCTAatacctatgaatttcagctggcttaatgttttgatgatttaaaagaCGTATGATTCCACGTATTTCAGTCGAtggcaacattgattttcctattcattttataatgtacacACATAATCAAACATATTACAATGTGACAACAATGCAGAGTAtacattactagtgtggccatgaaTAACACAGGTATGCCAAcctaaggagagaaatttcccagtggtctttactttagagatatcccttgtataATTTCCCACTAGGTAATAATTCAAAGTATGTGTTTAATATATTGGCAAGTAATTTTCTGCCATACATCTATTATAGAAGATACAATTTTCTAACCCTCTGTCTTAATAAATTCAGAATATGTGACTTCAGTGATAAAAAAGCTGTCGGTGATAAGGGTATTAAACTAGTTTGtactaaaacaaatttctttaacagtagttcttatttttcaaattatttttaatctcattCTAACTGCATAAGAATTCCCAATgataactgattttaatgaacaTCGAAAGGCAGTATGACAATGTTGAATGTGTTATGGtgaaagtgtagataatttttgacttgCCCTTATAGTTCTGCAGGTCTGATCCCACCAGGTCCTCTAGATTAAAGATATAGAGGACCCGCATCCTTGATACTGGTCCTCATATGTGAGCCCTCTTTTATGTATAGGAACTGCAAAATAAGCCTAATATCCATTGGGTATTGCCAAGCCTccgaatccctactaaaaataaatttctaaaaaattcttaCCGTAAGCAGCTGAATCCACATCACTTCCACTAAAACCTGAGCTATGTGATGGTTCTGATAACGAATTTGAGGGAGAAAAGTGTGTTGGAGTAGGTGACAACTGTTCCAATGACAATTCAAGatgttttaatctaattattttttctcctaaTAAAGCTTTAGTTCGATGTAAATGTACTTCCATGTCTGTGAGTTCCTTTTCTTCCTGTTATATCAATtaaagataaatcaataaaatgaaatatacaatcaaaaacagaaatttacattacaaaacCTTATACACACAGACCCAATCCATGATTTCTTcatgtataaatataacataaaataatggaCTGTATTTTGTGAACAATACCTAAAAAATTGATCACAGCAACTATgtctctaaattaattttttcaagtcttctttcaagaaattattttacaaacagtttgtttaaaaataaaaaatgtttaatattatgtgttttagtttcttcatcatttgatatatctgtacctctgaacgaggatatctaggtctatttttcatgataatatgttcattggccctatttggaagcaaagtactttttgtatgttaaaaagtacttaacaaagtagaaagcataaaaatatcttatgtccattcagtaagataaaccgaactatcctatgatatgttaggtttgtttggttcaaagcaatatataatattcctttcctaagtccagttcgcattagggatataactattctatcacttttgtcctaaacatgggttgtgttatgtccaccactattgcatttatgttttgaattaatgcagtgtctaacctagctgtttatgtatataattagtcatgaatagacgtcaaattatgatgaatttagttcttaactgaactgctttggataaaagataaggttattactatcgtctttaattattaaaatgttaataaagtaaacattctaacctaacacctcttcatgctgatgagaagctttttaagctattaaaagatttgatccatctaattttaattatttactggtagtattaacataaacttttgtagacacagaatatttatatcatatcgatataatttttttttaactgtaaccttacactttct of the Lycorma delicatula isolate Av1 chromosome 10, ASM4794821v1, whole genome shotgun sequence genome contains:
- the LOC142331469 gene encoding uncharacterized protein LOC142331469 isoform X1; the encoded protein is MEVHLHRTKALLGEKIIRLKHLELSLEQLSPTPTHFSPSNSLSEPSHSSGFSGSDVDSAAYAKINSRPQCYWTDASFNVLQSLENINCEIREIWTILGKQQIPELSPPPPLQLYDYHPTDSSKMITDQYYIRAQTADIADRTRGLRDWLTKTSKPHVPTTH
- the LOC142331469 gene encoding uncharacterized protein LOC142331469 isoform X2, translated to MEVHLHRTKALLGEKIIRLKHLELSLEQLSPTPTHFSPSNSLSEPSHSSGFSGSDVDSAAYAKINSRPQCYWTDASFNVLQSLENINCEIREIWTILGKQQIPELSPPPPLQLYDYHPTDSSKMITDQYYIRAQTADIADRTRGLRDWLTKTKISFVI